From [Clostridium] symbiosum, a single genomic window includes:
- a CDS encoding EAL domain-containing protein, with protein sequence MGSNSNKEDAGIYVIDDQYQIVYFNDQIKQTFPWLSCGEKCYRAMCREDEPCRDCPAARDEAKSGVLYNKVTQRWVEVSGGNIDWPGYGSCTMVMTTGIREVNKNLFYNLTSISAYDELFELNLTRDTYKILYHQAGKYVIPAEEGELQKMMEEVVDGMIHPDDREGFLEFWNLDRMFDTLQEEGTDRILKKQLRKLRTDGSYCWVAQIVVPLNQGAYDDRILMCFIQDIDEQKQKEFKLSEKDGKDEERDPLTGLYHRTEFFKAAERFLGEIQGKTYCIMAIDVEHFKLFNQWYGEAEGDRFLINIGEQLKKAQDENCGIAGYMGGDDFVIILPDDKETLLKLQDGIMGYVRQYGKNAGFLPAFGLYSIEDRNIPVSTMYDRAAVALASVKGNYARRVCRFDSRMMQKMEENHLLLSEVQRGLDNDEFVYYLQPQCNMTNGKIVGLETLVRWIHPERGVISPGEFIPLLESNGLIASLDLHMWEKICIHLRSWIDRGKRPVPVSVNVSRVDIYTIDVVDCFVGLVEKYRLEPKLLEIEITESAYAEEYDIFTGVIAKLRAAGFPVFMDDFGSGYSSLNMLSDVKVDVLKIDMKFLKMDDKSEGRAMRILETVINMARFMELRMIAEGVETRAQMEMLLEMGCQFGQGYYFYRPMPIEDCEAIMSREENMDFRGITARVISRMQTRDLMNDDIFSETMLNNILGGIALYDISDGQAELLRVNEQYCKITGTSLLELEERRKNIKENIYREDHAVFFQIFDQACRDRLMGGEGELRYLKGDGSIMWMRLRAFFMREQDGHRQFYCSVSDITRQKQKEGQLESSQRALAAVVNVAENDRSFMRLAEENRRAAAAIFAQMTPGGMIGGYCEEGFPLYFANSEMVRLLGYDSYGELEEAIDGLVLNTIHPDDREQVKKDIGPEYFPGLEYTTTYRMPKKDGTWFWTLDKGKVVLAEDGRLAIISACTDISETMFAQQQLAERNAALIRQNQELYFLNNDMPGGYHRCARTEDFEFLYISNRFLEILGYTREEIRTRFDDKFINMVHPDDRDIVRKGIEPLRRNEETYNLEYRMTAKKGYIWVVDQSRYMEYSGRTFLQGVILDITETVELRNKMKLLMKHLPEAVSLLTYKDGNISIHILTGGLFSRMGCTQEEYNRILQDGTCERDAGDAEGKSLEERLKRSMMHRRNYKDVIRMVMPGREVLWMSLDIRYIDEGADGMNFLCICADVSYIKEKEQELWLTGKQMESVLRQAEINSWDWDLENNRLTLNRGTDQREAPGGFDAGRSTKVIENFTGAVERWGDIPEEYRAAFLKYLGQIYYNQSGDSLKHEVPMKEKDGSLRWIRVACETIRSGDGKPVKAVGYYVDITEERKKSVENKADKKALELLRKQKQKLTRMAENDALTGLYNRQTAIPRIKEFLQNMNGETAALIMLDLDNFKLVNDVFGHAYGDSVIAGNAAKLKSFFRQDDIICRIGGDEFLVFCKNIGEEVLENKITQVIEEMRTTYDNGEQKMTFSVSAGYAMMPDQGTEFDDLYQRADIALFAAKTEGRGTFRKYEASMKKIRYELAGKN encoded by the coding sequence ATGGGGAGTAATTCGAACAAAGAAGATGCGGGTATTTATGTAATTGATGATCAATATCAGATTGTATATTTTAACGATCAGATAAAACAGACTTTTCCCTGGCTGAGCTGTGGGGAGAAGTGTTACCGGGCCATGTGCAGGGAGGACGAACCGTGCCGTGACTGTCCGGCCGCAAGGGACGAGGCAAAGAGCGGAGTCTTATATAATAAAGTGACCCAGCGGTGGGTGGAGGTCAGCGGCGGCAATATCGACTGGCCGGGGTATGGTTCCTGCACCATGGTTATGACCACCGGAATAAGAGAGGTTAACAAAAATCTATTCTACAATCTGACAAGCATTTCTGCTTATGATGAGCTGTTTGAACTGAACCTGACCAGAGACACTTACAAAATTCTTTATCATCAGGCCGGCAAGTATGTGATACCGGCGGAAGAGGGAGAACTGCAAAAGATGATGGAGGAAGTGGTGGACGGTATGATCCACCCGGACGACAGGGAAGGGTTCCTGGAATTCTGGAATCTGGACCGGATGTTTGACACCCTGCAGGAAGAGGGAACGGACCGGATTCTGAAGAAACAGCTTCGAAAGCTCAGGACGGATGGCAGCTACTGCTGGGTGGCACAGATTGTGGTGCCGCTGAACCAGGGAGCGTATGATGACCGGATACTGATGTGTTTTATTCAGGATATTGATGAACAAAAACAGAAGGAATTTAAACTTTCGGAAAAGGACGGAAAAGATGAGGAACGGGATCCGCTCACAGGTCTGTATCACAGAACCGAATTCTTTAAGGCGGCGGAGCGGTTCCTGGGGGAAATCCAGGGTAAAACCTACTGTATCATGGCTATCGATGTGGAGCATTTCAAGCTTTTTAACCAGTGGTACGGCGAGGCGGAGGGAGATCGTTTCCTGATCAATATCGGGGAGCAGTTAAAGAAGGCACAGGATGAGAACTGCGGAATTGCCGGTTACATGGGAGGCGATGATTTTGTCATTATCCTGCCGGACGATAAAGAGACGCTTTTGAAACTGCAGGACGGAATTATGGGATATGTCAGGCAGTATGGGAAGAATGCCGGTTTTCTTCCGGCTTTTGGCCTGTATTCGATCGAGGACAGAAACATTCCGGTCAGCACCATGTACGACAGGGCCGCCGTTGCCCTGGCCTCCGTGAAGGGCAATTATGCACGGCGCGTGTGCCGTTTCGACAGCCGGATGATGCAAAAAATGGAGGAAAACCATCTTTTGCTCTCCGAGGTGCAGCGTGGGCTTGACAACGATGAGTTTGTCTATTATCTCCAGCCGCAATGCAATATGACGAACGGTAAGATTGTAGGACTGGAGACGCTGGTCAGATGGATTCATCCGGAACGCGGCGTAATCTCCCCGGGAGAGTTCATCCCGCTTCTTGAAAGCAACGGTCTGATAGCCAGCCTGGATCTTCATATGTGGGAAAAAATCTGCATTCATTTAAGAAGCTGGATTGACCGCGGCAAGCGTCCCGTTCCCGTTTCCGTCAACGTATCCAGGGTGGACATTTACACGATCGATGTGGTCGACTGTTTTGTCGGCCTGGTGGAGAAATATCGTCTGGAACCGAAACTTCTGGAAATCGAGATCACGGAAAGCGCCTATGCGGAGGAATATGATATTTTTACCGGTGTGATTGCCAAACTTCGGGCGGCTGGATTTCCCGTATTTATGGACGATTTCGGGAGCGGTTATTCTTCCCTCAATATGCTCAGCGACGTAAAGGTAGACGTATTAAAGATAGATATGAAGTTTCTCAAGATGGATGATAAGAGTGAGGGCCGGGCAATGCGGATCCTCGAGACGGTCATTAATATGGCCCGCTTCATGGAGCTCCGCATGATCGCCGAAGGCGTGGAGACCAGGGCACAGATGGAGATGCTTTTGGAGATGGGCTGCCAGTTCGGGCAGGGATATTATTTTTACCGTCCCATGCCGATTGAGGACTGCGAGGCGATTATGTCCAGGGAAGAGAATATGGATTTCCGCGGCATCACAGCCAGGGTCATCAGCCGGATGCAGACCAGGGATCTGATGAACGATGATATATTCAGCGAGACAATGCTGAACAATATACTGGGAGGCATCGCCCTCTATGATATATCGGACGGTCAGGCCGAACTTTTGAGAGTCAACGAGCAATACTGTAAAATTACCGGCACAAGCCTGCTGGAGCTGGAAGAACGGCGGAAGAACATAAAAGAAAACATTTACCGGGAAGATCACGCTGTTTTCTTTCAGATTTTCGACCAGGCCTGCAGAGACAGGCTGATGGGAGGCGAAGGAGAGCTGAGGTATCTGAAGGGCGATGGAAGTATTATGTGGATGCGCCTGCGCGCCTTTTTCATGAGGGAGCAGGACGGACACCGGCAGTTTTACTGCTCCGTCAGTGATATTACGCGGCAGAAGCAGAAGGAAGGCCAGTTGGAATCCTCCCAGCGCGCTTTGGCTGCGGTGGTTAATGTGGCGGAGAACGACAGGTCCTTTATGCGCCTGGCGGAAGAAAACCGCAGGGCCGCGGCGGCAATTTTCGCTCAGATGACTCCGGGGGGAATGATTGGCGGGTACTGCGAAGAGGGGTTTCCGCTTTATTTTGCCAACTCCGAGATGGTGCGGCTTCTGGGCTATGATTCCTACGGGGAACTGGAGGAAGCAATTGACGGGCTGGTGCTTAACACGATTCATCCCGATGACAGGGAGCAGGTGAAAAAGGATATCGGTCCCGAATATTTTCCGGGGCTGGAGTATACGACAACTTACAGAATGCCGAAAAAGGACGGCACGTGGTTCTGGACGCTGGACAAGGGGAAAGTAGTGCTTGCCGAGGACGGACGGCTGGCGATTATCAGCGCCTGTACCGATATTTCGGAGACCATGTTTGCCCAGCAGCAGCTTGCGGAACGCAACGCTGCTTTAATCCGCCAGAATCAGGAACTTTATTTCCTGAACAATGACATGCCCGGCGGTTATCACCGCTGCGCCAGGACGGAGGATTTTGAGTTTCTGTATATCAGCAACCGTTTTCTGGAGATCCTCGGTTATACCAGGGAGGAGATAAGAACTCGGTTTGACGACAAATTTATCAATATGGTCCACCCTGACGACAGGGACATTGTCAGGAAGGGCATCGAACCGCTGCGAAGGAACGAAGAAACCTACAATCTGGAATACAGAATGACGGCAAAGAAGGGTTATATCTGGGTGGTAGACCAGAGCCGCTATATGGAATACAGCGGAAGGACATTTCTCCAGGGGGTAATCCTGGATATAACCGAGACAGTTGAACTCCGTAATAAAATGAAGCTTCTTATGAAACATCTGCCCGAGGCAGTTTCTCTTCTTACTTATAAAGATGGTAATATCTCCATACACATTCTGACGGGAGGACTGTTCAGCCGCATGGGCTGCACGCAGGAAGAATACAACCGGATACTTCAGGACGGTACATGTGAAAGAGACGCAGGGGACGCGGAGGGCAAAAGCCTGGAGGAGCGTCTGAAACGGTCTATGATGCACCGAAGGAATTATAAGGATGTGATACGGATGGTGATGCCCGGCCGTGAAGTCCTGTGGATGAGCCTGGATATCAGGTACATTGACGAAGGGGCCGACGGAATGAATTTTCTCTGCATCTGTGCCGATGTGTCCTATATCAAGGAAAAAGAGCAGGAACTCTGGCTTACCGGAAAGCAGATGGAAAGCGTACTGCGCCAGGCGGAGATCAACAGCTGGGACTGGGATCTTGAGAACAACAGGCTGACCCTGAACCGGGGCACGGATCAGCGGGAAGCGCCTGGCGGCTTCGATGCGGGGAGAAGCACAAAGGTGATTGAGAATTTTACGGGCGCGGTGGAACGGTGGGGGGATATACCGGAAGAATACCGGGCGGCCTTCCTCAAATATCTCGGACAGATTTATTACAATCAGAGCGGCGATAGCCTGAAACACGAAGTGCCGATGAAGGAAAAAGATGGGAGCCTGCGCTGGATCAGGGTCGCCTGCGAGACCATAAGGAGCGGAGACGGCAAGCCGGTAAAGGCGGTCGGGTATTATGTGGATATCACGGAGGAAAGGAAGAAAAGCGTAGAAAATAAAGCCGATAAAAAGGCTCTGGAGCTTCTTCGGAAACAGAAACAAAAGCTGACCAGGATGGCCGAGAATGACGCACTGACGGGGCTTTACAACAGACAGACCGCAATCCCGAGAATTAAGGAATTCCTGCAGAATATGAATGGTGAAACGGCGGCTCTGATTATGCTTGATCTGGACAATTTCAAACTGGTTAATGATGTGTTCGGTCATGCATACGGAGACAGCGTCATAGCAGGAAATGCGGCAAAACTGAAAAGCTTTTTCCGCCAGGATGATATTATCTGCCGGATTGGAGGGGACGAGTTCCTGGTTTTCTGTAAAAACATCGGTGAGGAAGTGCTGGAAAATAAAATTACGCAGGTGATTGAGGAAATGAGGACTACCTATGACAACGGGGAGCAGAAGATGACTTTTTCCGTGTCGGCGGGTTATGCAATGATGCCAGATCAGGGAACGGAGTTCGATGATTTATACCAGAGGGCGGATATCGCCCTGTTTGCGGCAAAGACGGAAGGCAGGGGGACATTCAGGAAATATGAAGCGTCCATGAAGAAAATAAGATACGAGCTGGCCGGCAAAAACTGA
- the pheT gene encoding phenylalanine--tRNA ligase subunit beta: MNTALSWIKAYVPDLEVTDQEYTDAMTMSGTKVEGYERLDKNLEKIVVGQITKIERHPDADKLIICQVNVGEESIQIVTGAPNVKEGDKVPVVLDGGRVAGGHDGGPLPEEGIKIKKGKLRGIESCGMMCSIEELGSSRDMYPDAPESGIYILPEDSEVGADAVEVLGLRDVVFEYEITSNRVDCYSVIGIAREAAATFNKEFKAPVIRETGNGEDIHDYLEVSVEDEELCPRYCARMVKNIKIAPSPVWMQRRLAASGIRPINNIVDITNYVMEEYGQPMHAFDYDQIGGHKIIVKCAKDGDVFQTLDGQDRKLDSRVLMINDAEKAVGIAGIMGGENSKITDDVKTMVFEAACFDGTNIRLSSKRIGLRTDASGKFEKGLDPNTAKTAIDRACQLIEELGAGEVVGGTIDVYPVKKEGNRVKFDPDKINRLLGTDISAETMIEYFKRVDLEYDTETQEVIVPSWRQDVHRMADLAEEVARFYGYDVVPTSLPTGEATTGKLSFKLRVEEVAREIAEFSGFSQSMTYSFESPKVFDKLLLPVDSEYRQAITISNPLGEDFSIMRTLPLNGMLSSLSTNYNRRNKDVRLYELATVYMPKALPLTELPDERQQFILGMYGNGDFYTMKGVVEEFFDKIEMKKKPHYNPEAGKPFLHPGRQAEIIYDGTVVGYLGEIHPDAADNYKLGEKTYVAVVDMPSILPYASFDHKYTGIAKYPAVTRDISMVMKKEILAGQVEEIIEQRGGKILESYNLFDIYEGSQITAGFKSIAYSITFRAQDHTLEDKEVNTVMNKILNGLQGLGIELRS, from the coding sequence ATGAATACAGCATTATCCTGGATTAAGGCATATGTTCCGGATCTGGAAGTGACGGATCAGGAATATACCGACGCCATGACCATGAGCGGGACGAAAGTGGAAGGTTATGAGCGCCTTGACAAAAATCTGGAAAAAATCGTGGTTGGCCAGATTACAAAGATTGAACGCCACCCTGACGCGGATAAACTGATTATCTGCCAGGTTAACGTCGGAGAGGAATCCATCCAGATCGTTACAGGCGCCCCGAATGTAAAGGAAGGCGACAAGGTTCCGGTTGTGCTGGACGGCGGGCGTGTGGCCGGAGGCCATGACGGCGGTCCGCTTCCGGAAGAGGGAATCAAGATTAAAAAAGGAAAGCTCCGGGGAATCGAGTCCTGCGGCATGATGTGTTCCATCGAAGAGCTGGGTTCCAGCCGTGACATGTACCCGGATGCCCCCGAATCGGGAATTTATATCCTCCCGGAGGATTCCGAGGTAGGTGCGGACGCAGTGGAAGTCCTCGGGCTCCGCGACGTGGTATTTGAGTACGAGATCACATCCAACCGTGTGGACTGCTACAGCGTAATCGGCATTGCCAGGGAGGCGGCCGCCACATTTAACAAAGAATTTAAAGCGCCGGTGATCAGGGAAACCGGAAACGGAGAGGACATCCATGATTACCTGGAGGTATCCGTGGAGGATGAAGAACTTTGCCCGAGATACTGTGCGAGAATGGTAAAAAACATTAAGATCGCCCCGTCACCGGTATGGATGCAGCGCCGTCTTGCCGCCAGCGGCATCCGTCCGATTAACAACATTGTCGATATCACAAACTATGTGATGGAAGAGTACGGACAGCCGATGCACGCCTTTGACTATGACCAGATTGGCGGGCATAAGATTATCGTGAAATGTGCAAAGGACGGAGACGTATTCCAGACCCTGGACGGCCAGGACAGGAAGCTGGACAGCCGTGTCCTTATGATCAACGACGCCGAAAAGGCGGTAGGCATCGCAGGCATCATGGGCGGTGAGAACTCCAAAATCACCGATGATGTAAAAACCATGGTATTTGAGGCCGCATGTTTCGACGGAACGAATATCCGTCTTTCTTCCAAGAGAATCGGCCTCAGGACCGACGCATCCGGAAAGTTTGAAAAGGGGCTTGATCCCAACACCGCAAAGACTGCAATCGACCGTGCCTGCCAGTTAATCGAAGAGCTGGGCGCAGGCGAGGTAGTGGGCGGAACGATTGACGTATATCCGGTGAAAAAAGAAGGCAACCGGGTGAAATTCGATCCCGATAAAATCAACAGGCTTCTGGGAACCGACATCAGCGCGGAGACCATGATTGAGTATTTCAAACGGGTGGATCTGGAATATGATACAGAGACTCAGGAAGTGATTGTGCCAAGCTGGAGACAGGATGTCCACCGCATGGCGGATCTGGCCGAGGAGGTTGCCCGTTTCTACGGTTATGATGTGGTCCCGACTTCACTCCCAACCGGCGAAGCGACGACCGGAAAACTTTCCTTCAAGCTGAGAGTGGAGGAAGTGGCCAGGGAGATCGCGGAGTTCTCCGGTTTCAGCCAGAGCATGACCTACTCATTTGAGAGCCCGAAGGTATTTGATAAGCTTCTGCTTCCAGTAGATAGTGAATACAGGCAGGCCATCACGATTTCCAATCCGCTGGGGGAGGATTTCAGCATTATGAGGACGCTTCCGTTAAATGGAATGCTATCCTCACTGTCCACCAACTATAACAGAAGAAATAAAGACGTCCGTTTATATGAGCTGGCTACCGTATATATGCCGAAGGCGCTTCCACTGACAGAGCTTCCCGACGAACGCCAGCAGTTCATCCTGGGAATGTATGGCAACGGGGATTTCTATACGATGAAGGGCGTGGTAGAGGAATTTTTCGACAAGATTGAGATGAAGAAAAAACCGCACTACAATCCGGAGGCGGGCAAACCCTTCCTTCATCCGGGACGCCAGGCGGAAATTATATATGACGGAACCGTAGTCGGATATCTGGGTGAGATTCATCCCGATGCGGCCGACAACTACAAGCTGGGCGAGAAGACCTATGTGGCCGTCGTTGATATGCCGTCAATTCTTCCTTATGCATCCTTTGATCACAAATACACCGGAATTGCCAAATACCCGGCTGTGACAAGAGATATCAGCATGGTGATGAAGAAAGAGATCCTGGCAGGCCAGGTAGAGGAAATCATCGAGCAGAGAGGCGGAAAGATTCTGGAAAGCTATAATCTTTTCGATATCTATGAGGGAAGCCAGATTACGGCAGGATTCAAATCCATAGCCTATTCCATCACCTTCAGGGCTCAGGATCACACCCTGGAAGATAAAGAAGTAAATACGGTAATGAATAAGATTCTGAATGGTCTTCAGGGACTTGGAATCGAACTCAGAAGTTAA
- the pheS gene encoding phenylalanine--tRNA ligase subunit alpha, protein MREQLEKIKEEALKQIEASDALEKLNDIRVAYLGKKGELTSVLKSMKDVSPEERPKVGQMVNDARALIEAKLEETKTVLARKAREEQMKREVIDVTLPAKKSNVGHSHPNTIALEEVERIFVGMGYEVVEGPEVEYDLYNFEKLNIPANHPAKDEQDTFYINKDIVLRTQTSPVQVRSMEQGKLPIRMIAPGRVFRSDEVDATHSPSFHQIEGLVIDRNITFADLKGTLAEFAKELFGPETKVKFRPHHFPFTEPSAEVDVTCFKCGGAGCRFCKGSGWIEILGCGMVHPHVLEMSGIDSEEYSGFAFGVGLERIALLKYEIDDMRLLYENDIRFLKQF, encoded by the coding sequence ATGAGAGAGCAGTTAGAAAAAATCAAAGAGGAAGCATTAAAACAGATTGAAGCTTCCGATGCGCTGGAAAAGTTAAATGATATCCGCGTTGCGTATCTTGGAAAAAAAGGTGAGCTGACAAGCGTGCTGAAGAGCATGAAGGATGTTTCCCCGGAGGAGCGTCCGAAGGTAGGGCAGATGGTCAATGACGCCAGAGCCTTAATTGAGGCAAAGCTGGAGGAGACAAAGACCGTCCTGGCAAGAAAAGCCAGGGAAGAGCAGATGAAACGCGAAGTGATCGACGTAACGCTGCCCGCTAAGAAGAGCAATGTAGGCCACAGCCATCCCAATACCATTGCCCTGGAGGAAGTAGAGCGTATCTTCGTGGGCATGGGCTATGAGGTAGTGGAAGGTCCGGAAGTGGAATACGATTTATATAACTTTGAAAAACTGAACATTCCCGCAAACCACCCGGCAAAGGATGAGCAGGATACCTTCTATATTAATAAGGATATTGTACTCAGAACCCAGACTTCACCGGTCCAGGTCCGCTCCATGGAGCAGGGCAAGCTGCCGATCCGTATGATCGCGCCGGGACGCGTATTCCGTTCCGATGAGGTGGATGCAACGCATTCCCCATCCTTCCATCAGATTGAAGGGCTTGTGATTGACAGGAACATCACATTTGCCGATTTAAAGGGAACGTTGGCGGAGTTTGCCAAGGAGCTGTTCGGGCCGGAGACAAAGGTAAAGTTCCGTCCTCACCACTTCCCGTTCACGGAGCCGAGCGCCGAGGTGGATGTAACCTGTTTCAAATGCGGAGGTGCCGGCTGCCGTTTCTGTAAGGGCTCCGGATGGATTGAGATTCTGGGCTGCGGCATGGTTCATCCTCACGTACTGGAGATGAGCGGTATTGATTCCGAGGAGTACTCCGGTTTTGCATTCGGTGTAGGCCTGGAGCGTATCGCCCTGCTGAAATATGAAATCGATGACATGAGACTCTTATATGAGAATGACATCCGTTTCCTGAAACAGTTTTAA
- a CDS encoding hydratase: MARTEREKNGIVMIRDNKVEFVMRKEYDGVYLVDGERIVCDKDRESLAAGGRFSEQELEAAVQGTMAWSILKAHNTSSDMGNLKLKFDALVSHDMTYMGVLQTAIACGVEEFPIPFVLTNCHNSLCTMGGTLNEDDHLFGMGAVKKYGGIMVPAHQAVLHQYIREQFAGGGKMILGADSHTRYGALGTMAIGEGAGELVKQLLLRTYDIVRPPVVLVYMKGTPAPGVGPQDVALDIIRNVFDEGFVKNRIMEFAGPGIANLSVDFRNGIDVMTTESSCVSTIWQTDDSVREWLKIHGRESDYKAIRPAGLAHYDYLLEVDLGKIRPMIALPFHPSNAYTIEELNENTEDILNLTEKRCSEQMKEFGLKMDLRSKIENGRLRVDQGVIAGCAGGIFENISKAADILKGSSIGNDVFQLNIYPASQPVFQEVVEKGIASTLLEAGANLRSAFCGPCFGAGDVPFNGGFSIRHTTRNFSNREGSRPKSGQLASVALMDALSIAATAGNKGFLTPATEWDGTYTKYNYYFNPKLYENRVLDCFGKADRSVELKKGPNIKDIPVIPALNDDLLLKVSAVLDDPVTTTDELIPGGESSSYRSNLLKLAEYALSAREPQYVGRCKAVKKWEDALMEGAAPFETDGELKEAVACLTAQGLPFNAGKTCIGSVLCSQKPGDGSAREYAATCQRVIGGWANICREYATKRYRSNLINWGILPFTCADGAEFETGSFIWIPGIRRLLESEESEAEAYVLPEDRSQSPHKITLSLGYLSKTERRILREGCLINFYRQEECES; encoded by the coding sequence ATGGCCCGGACGGAACGGGAAAAGAACGGAATCGTTATGATTAGGGACAACAAGGTGGAATTTGTGATGAGAAAAGAATATGACGGCGTCTACCTGGTAGACGGTGAAAGAATTGTTTGTGATAAAGACAGGGAATCCCTGGCCGCCGGAGGCCGGTTTTCAGAACAGGAGCTTGAAGCGGCGGTTCAGGGAACCATGGCGTGGTCCATACTGAAAGCGCATAATACGTCTTCCGACATGGGAAACCTGAAGCTCAAATTTGATGCGCTGGTCAGCCACGATATGACTTATATGGGAGTGCTGCAGACGGCGATTGCCTGCGGCGTGGAGGAATTTCCGATTCCCTTTGTCCTGACCAATTGCCACAACAGCCTGTGTACAATGGGCGGGACACTGAATGAGGATGACCATCTCTTTGGGATGGGGGCGGTGAAAAAGTACGGCGGGATTATGGTTCCGGCCCATCAGGCGGTTCTTCACCAGTATATCAGGGAGCAGTTTGCCGGGGGCGGAAAGATGATTCTGGGGGCGGACAGCCATACCAGATACGGCGCTCTCGGGACCATGGCCATCGGCGAGGGGGCCGGAGAGCTTGTCAAACAGCTTCTGCTTAGAACCTATGATATCGTACGGCCTCCGGTGGTCCTCGTATATATGAAGGGGACGCCGGCGCCGGGAGTAGGGCCGCAGGATGTGGCTCTCGATATTATCAGGAACGTGTTTGACGAGGGTTTTGTGAAAAACAGGATTATGGAATTTGCAGGTCCGGGAATTGCAAACCTCAGTGTGGATTTCAGAAATGGGATTGATGTGATGACGACGGAATCCTCCTGCGTCTCCACAATCTGGCAGACGGACGACAGCGTCAGGGAATGGCTTAAGATCCACGGACGTGAAAGTGATTATAAGGCAATCAGGCCCGCCGGACTGGCTCATTATGACTATCTTCTGGAAGTAGACCTGGGAAAAATCAGGCCGATGATCGCCCTTCCTTTCCATCCGAGCAATGCCTATACGATCGAGGAGCTGAATGAGAATACGGAGGATATCCTGAATCTAACCGAGAAAAGGTGCAGCGAGCAGATGAAAGAGTTCGGCCTGAAGATGGATTTGAGAAGCAAGATAGAGAACGGCCGTCTGAGAGTCGATCAGGGAGTGATCGCAGGCTGTGCGGGAGGAATATTCGAAAACATCAGCAAGGCGGCGGATATTCTTAAAGGAAGCTCCATTGGAAACGATGTGTTCCAGTTAAATATTTATCCGGCCAGCCAGCCTGTGTTCCAGGAGGTGGTGGAGAAGGGGATTGCTTCAACGCTTCTGGAGGCGGGGGCAAACTTACGTTCCGCTTTCTGCGGGCCCTGCTTCGGCGCGGGGGATGTGCCATTTAACGGGGGCTTCTCCATACGCCACACGACCAGGAACTTTTCAAACCGTGAGGGTTCCAGGCCGAAGAGCGGACAGCTGGCGTCGGTTGCCCTGATGGATGCGCTGAGCATCGCCGCAACCGCCGGAAATAAAGGATTCCTGACACCGGCGACGGAGTGGGACGGAACGTATACAAAGTACAACTATTATTTTAATCCGAAGCTGTACGAGAACCGGGTGCTCGACTGCTTTGGAAAGGCGGACCGGAGCGTGGAGCTTAAAAAGGGGCCGAACATCAAGGACATTCCTGTGATTCCGGCGCTGAACGACGACTTGCTTTTGAAGGTTTCGGCCGTTCTTGACGATCCCGTGACGACGACCGATGAACTGATTCCGGGAGGGGAGAGTTCCTCTTACCGCTCAAACCTTTTAAAACTGGCGGAGTACGCCCTCTCGGCCAGGGAACCGCAGTACGTGGGCCGCTGCAAGGCGGTAAAAAAATGGGAAGACGCGCTGATGGAGGGAGCCGCCCCCTTTGAGACAGACGGGGAGCTGAAGGAGGCTGTGGCCTGCCTGACCGCGCAAGGACTGCCGTTTAACGCAGGGAAGACCTGCATTGGAAGCGTCCTCTGTTCCCAAAAGCCGGGAGACGGTTCGGCCAGGGAATACGCGGCGACCTGTCAGCGCGTGATTGGCGGCTGGGCCAACATCTGCCGCGAATACGCTACGAAGAGATACCGCTCCAATCTGATTAACTGGGGCATTCTGCCCTTCACCTGCGCAGACGGAGCGGAGTTTGAGACGGGAAGTTTTATCTGGATTCCCGGCATCAGGCGGCTGCTGGAGTCGGAGGAGAGCGAAGCAGAAGCTTATGTGCTCCCGGAAGACAGGTCGCAGAGTCCGCATAAAATTACGCTGTCCTTAGGGTATCTAAGCAAAACGGAGCGCAGGATCCTGCGTGAGGGCTGCCTGATTAATTTTTACAGGCAGGAAGAATGTGAATCATGA